Proteins encoded together in one Panthera uncia isolate 11264 chromosome A2, Puncia_PCG_1.0, whole genome shotgun sequence window:
- the SBNO2 gene encoding protein strawberry notch homolog 2 isoform X3, with translation MLHYPWWSPFSPTPYPAFSSESHQFMNSTSFIVSQPCADTSCGPSAATPSFLPKTGDFPQDSTYLDELSNASIFSSSVDSLSDIADTPDFLPADSLSQVPTIWDVSTGPSAQDKLLLPRGPWTGVEDPVSSLSSTPLLVSYQSQSQPEEEEEAEEEEGDELGHAETYADYVPSKSKIGKQHPDRVVETSTLSSVPPPDITYTLALPASDSGALSALQLEAITYACQQHEVLLPSGQRAGFLIGDGAGVGKGRTVAGIILENFLRGRKKSLWFSVSNDLKYDAERDLRDIDAPGIAVHALSKIKYGDNTTSEGVLFATYSALIGESQAGGQHRTRIRQILEWCGEAFDGVIVFDECHKAKNASSTKMGKAVLDLQNKLPLARVVYASATGASEPRNMIYMSRLGIWGDGTPFRTFEEFLHAIEKRGVGAMEIVAMDMKVSGMYIARQLSFSGVTFRIEEIPLAPAFERVYNRAALLWAEALGVFQQAADWIGLESRKSLWGQFWSAHQRFFKYLCVAAKVHRLVELAREELARDKCVVIGLQSTGEARTREVLDQKDGQLDCFVSAAEGVFLSLIQKHFPSTKRKRERGVGSKRKRRPRGRGAKAPRLVCEVAGVIRISDDSSTESDAGLDSDFHSSPESVLDDDVVILDAIGLPADDRGEARSPAFATLRTGESGSESHQGHAPGLRQRGFTPAVWGPLCPLQRDPHGPGVLERVERLRQDLLAKVRALGRELPVNTLDELIDQLGGPEHVAEMTGRKGRVVSRPDGTVAFESRAEQGLSIDHVNLREKERFMSGEKLVAIISEASSSGISLQADRRVQNQRRRVHMTLELPWSADRAIQQFGRTHRSNQVSAPEYVFLISELAGERRFASIVAKRLESLGALTHGDRRATESRDLSKYNFENKYGARALSCVLTTILSQTENKVPLPQGYPGGDAAFFRDMKQGLLSVGIGGRESRSGCLDVEKDCSITKFLNRILGLEVHKQNALFQYFSDTFDHLIDVDKKEGKYDMGILDLAPGVDEIYEESQQVFLAPGHPQDGQVVFYKISVDRGLKWDEAYAKSLELTGPHDGFYLSYKVRDNKPSCLLAEQNRGKHFTVYKPNVGRQSQLETFDSLCRKFHWVTAEEAREHWENSYAFSLTHCSHTAWNRHCRLVQEGKDCVQGLRLRHHYMLCGALLRVWGRIAAVMADVTSSSYLQIVRLKTKDQKKQVGIKIPEGCVRRVLQELQLMDDDVKRKHARGRGLPAPPPPPPPPPALRPLELPCGPGEVLDLTYSPPAQAFPQPPPFAFPPPDPVPAPGGLALGAPDSAADAAAAALAHQRRDINFKEVLEDMLRSLNAGPGAGAAGAPAGSGGPERQSVIQFGPPFPSS, from the exons GACTCCACGTACCTCGACGAGCTCTCCAACGCCTCCATCTTCTCCTCGTCCGTGGACTCCCTCTCAGACATCGCGGACACACCTGACTTCCTGCCGGCTGACAGCCTCAGCCAGGTGCCCACCATCTGGGATGTGAGCACTGGCCCCTCCGCCCAGGACAAG CTGCTCCTGCCCCGTGGGCCGTGGACGGGCGTCGAGGACCCCGTGTCCTCTCTCTCCAGCACCCCGCTCCTCGTCAGCTACCAG TCTCAAAGTCagcctgaggaggaggaggaggcagaggaggaggagggggacgaGCTGGGCCACGCAGAGACCTACGCCGACTACGTGCCCTCCAAAT CCAAGATCGGGAAGCAGCACCCTGACCGCGTGGTGGAGACTAGCACGCTGTCCAGTGTCCCACCGCCAGACATCACCTACACCCTTGCCCTGCCCGCCTCGGACAGCGGGGCCCTGTCTGCCCTGCAGCTGGAGGCCATCACCTACGCCTGCCAG CAACACGAGGTCCTGCTCCCCAGCGGACAGCGGGCCGGCTTCCTCATTGGCGACGGTGCGGGCGTCGGCAAGGGGCGCACGGTGGCTGGCATCATCCTGGAGAATTTCCTGCGGGGCCGGAAGAAGTCACTGTG GTTCAGCGTCTCCAACGATCTCAAGTATGACGCGGAGCGCGACCTTCGGGACATCGACGCCCCCGGCATCGCGGTGCACGCGCTGAGCAAG ATCAAGTACGGCGACAACACTACCTCAGAGGGCGTCCTCTTTGCCACCTACTCCGCCCTGATCGGGGAGAGCCAGGCCGGCGGGCAGCACCGCACGCGCATCCGCCAGATCTTGGAGTGGTGCGGGGAGGCCTTCGACGGAGTC ATCGTGTTTGACGAGTGTCACAAAGCCAAGAATGCCAGCTCCACGAAGATGGGCAAGGCTGTCCTGGATCTGCAGAACAAGCTGCCCCTGGCCAGGGTGGTCTACGCCAGCGccacag gtgcctctgagcCCCGGAACATGATCTACATGAGCCGCCTGGGCATCTGGGGGGACGGCACGCCCTTCCGAACCTTCGAGGAGTTTCTGCATGCCATCGAGAAGAG GGGCGTGGGCGCCATGGAGATCGTGGCCATGGACATGAAAGTCAGCGGCATGTACATCGCACGCCAGCTCAGCTTCTCCGGCGTCACCTTCCGCATCGAGGAGATCCCGCTGGCCCCAGCCTTCGAGCGCGTCTACAACCGCGCGGCCCTGCTG TGGGCCGAGGCCCTGGGCGTGTTCCAGCAGGCCGCCGACTGGATCGGCCTGGAGTCCCGCAAGTCCCTGTGGGGCCAGTTCTGGTCGGCCCACCAGCGCTTCTTCAAGTATCTCTGTGTGGCCGCCAAAGTGCACCGGCTGGTGGAGCTGGCCCGGGAGGAGCTGGCCCGGGACAAG tGTGTGGTCATCGGGCTGCAGTCCACGGGTGAGGCTCGGACCCGGGAGGTGCTGGACCAGAAGGACGGGCAGCTCGATTGCTTTGTCTCCGCCGCTGA GGGTGTCTTTTTGTCACTAATTCAGAAGCACTTTCCTTCAACCAaaagaaagcgagagagaggAGTTGGCAGTAAGAGAAAAC GGCGGCCACGGGGCCGTGGGGCCAAGGCGCCCAGGCTGGTGTGCGAGGTGGCAGGCGTGATCCGGATCAGTGACGACAGCAGCACCGAGTCAGATGCCGGCCTGGACAGTGACTTCCACTCCTCCCCTGAGTCCGTGCTGGATGACGACGTAGTCATTCTGGACGCCATCGGGCTGCCGGCCGATGACCGCGGTGAGGCCCGCAGCCCAGCATTTGCCACCTTACGGACAGGGGAGTCGGGCTCAGAGAGCCATCAGGGCCACGCGCCTGGCCTGAGGCAGAGGGGGTTCACACCAGCAGTCTGGG GGCCCCTGTGCCCCCTGCAGCGAGACCCACACGGCCCTGGTGTCCTGGAGCGTGTGGAGCGGCTAAGGCAGGACCTCCTGGCCAAGGTGCGGGCGCTGGGCCGGGAGCTGCCCGTCAACACTCTGGACGAGCTCATCGACCAGCTTGGGGGCCCCGAGCACGTGGCTGAG atGACTGGCAGGAAGGGCCGTGTGGTGTCCAGGCCCGACGGGACAGTGGCCTTTGAGTCTCGGGCAGAGCAAGGCCTCTCCATCGACCACGTGAACCTCAGGGAGAAGGAGCGCTTCATGagtggggagaag CTCGTGGCCATCATCTCCGAGGCCTCCAGCTCTGGCATCTCCCTCCAAGCGGACCGCCGCGTCCAGAACCAGCGACGCCGGGTCCACATGACACTGGAGCTGCCCTGGAGCGCGGACCGGGCCATCCAGCAGTTCG GCCGGACCCACAGGTCCAACCAGGTCTCTGCCCCCGAGTACGTCTTCCTCATCTCCGAGCTGGCCGGGGAGCGAAGGTTCGCCTCCATCGTTGCCAAGCGGCTGGAGAGCCTG GGGGCTCTGACCCATGGGGACCGCCGCGCCACTGAGTCCCGTGACCTGAGCAAGTACAACTTTGAGAACAAG TACGGCGCCCGGGCCCTCAGCTGTGTCCTCACCACCATCCTGAGCCAGACTGAGAACAAGGTGCCGCTGCCCCAGGGCTACCCCGGAGGAGATGCCGCCTTTTTCCGGG ATATGAAGCAGGGCCTGCTGTCGGTTGGCATTGGTGGGCGTGAGTCCCGCTCTGGCTGTCTGGATGTGGAGAAGG actGCTCCATCACCAAGTTCCTGAACCGCATCCTGGGGCTAGAGGTGCACAAGCAGAACGCGCTGTTCCAGTATTTCTCCGACACCTTCGACCACCTCATCGATGTGGACAAGAAGGAGGGCAAATACGACATGGGCATCCTGG ACCTGGCTCCAGGCGTTGATGAGATCTATGAGGAGAGCCAGCAGGTGTTCCTTGCCCCTGGGCACCCACAGGATGGGCAGGTGGTCTTCTATAAG ATCAGCGTGGACCGCGGCCTGAAATGGGACGAGGCTTACGCCAAGTCCCTGGAGCTGACGGGCCCCCACGACGGCTTCTACCTCTCCTACAAG GTCCGGGACAACAAGCCCAGCTGCCTCCTGGCGGAGCAGAACCGTGGCAAGCACTTCACGGTGTACAAGCCTAACGTGGGCCGGCAGAGCCAGCTGGAGACCTTCGACAGCCTGTGCCGGAAGTTCCACTGG GTGACAGCGGAGGAGGCCAGGGAGCACTGGGAGAACAGCTACGCCTTCTCGCTGACGCACTGCAGCCACACCGCATG GAACCGGCACTGCCGGCTGGTGCAGGAGGGCAAGGACTGCGTGCAGGGCCTGCGGCTGCGGCACCACTACATGCTGTGCGGGGCCCTGCTGCGCGTGTGGGGCCGCATCGCCGCCGTCATGGCCGACGTCACCAGCAGCAGCTACCTGCAGATCGTGCGCCTCAAGACCAAGGACCAGAAGAAGCAAGTCG GCATCAAGATCCCCGAGGGCTGCGTGCGCCGCGTGCTGCAGGAGCTACAGCTCATGGACGACGATGTCAAGCGCAAGCACGCGCGGGGCCGGGGcctccccgcgccgccgccgccgccgccgccgccgcccgccctgCGCCCACTCGAGCTGCCTTGCGGCCCCGGCGAGGTCCTGGACCTTACCTACAGCCCGCCGGCCCAGGCCTTCCCGCAGCCCCCGCCCTTTGCCTTCCCGCCCCCGGACCCCGTGCCAGCCCCCGGCGGCCTGGCCCTGGGCGCCCCGGACTCCGCAGCCGACGCCGCCGCCGCGGCCTTGGCACACCAGCGCCGTGACATCAACTTCAAGGAGGTGCTGGAGGACATGCTGCGCTCCCTCAACGCCGGGCCCGGCGCCGGGGCAGCCGGAGCGCCCGCGGGGAGCGGGGGGCCCGAGCGGCAGAGCGTCATCCAGTTCGGGCCCCCCTTTCCCAGCTCGTAG
- the SBNO2 gene encoding protein strawberry notch homolog 2 isoform X4 encodes MSQLRLWLHLAALNKDSTYLDELSNASIFSSSVDSLSDIADTPDFLPADSLSQVPTIWDVSTGPSAQDKLLLPRGPWTGVEDPVSSLSSTPLLVSYQSQSQPEEEEEAEEEEGDELGHAETYADYVPSKSKIGKQHPDRVVETSTLSSVPPPDITYTLALPASDSGALSALQLEAITYACQQHEVLLPSGQRAGFLIGDGAGVGKGRTVAGIILENFLRGRKKSLWFSVSNDLKYDAERDLRDIDAPGIAVHALSKIKYGDNTTSEGVLFATYSALIGESQAGGQHRTRIRQILEWCGEAFDGVIVFDECHKAKNASSTKMGKAVLDLQNKLPLARVVYASATGASEPRNMIYMSRLGIWGDGTPFRTFEEFLHAIEKRGVGAMEIVAMDMKVSGMYIARQLSFSGVTFRIEEIPLAPAFERVYNRAALLWAEALGVFQQAADWIGLESRKSLWGQFWSAHQRFFKYLCVAAKVHRLVELAREELARDKCVVIGLQSTGEARTREVLDQKDGQLDCFVSAAEGVFLSLIQKHFPSTKRKRERGVGSKRKRRPRGRGAKAPRLVCEVAGVIRISDDSSTESDAGLDSDFHSSPESVLDDDVVILDAIGLPADDRGEARSPAFATLRTGESGSESHQGHAPGLRQRGFTPAVWGPLCPLQRDPHGPGVLERVERLRQDLLAKVRALGRELPVNTLDELIDQLGGPEHVAEMTGRKGRVVSRPDGTVAFESRAEQGLSIDHVNLREKERFMSGEKLVAIISEASSSGISLQADRRVQNQRRRVHMTLELPWSADRAIQQFGRTHRSNQVSAPEYVFLISELAGERRFASIVAKRLESLGALTHGDRRATESRDLSKYNFENKYGARALSCVLTTILSQTENKVPLPQGYPGGDAAFFRDMKQGLLSVGIGGRESRSGCLDVEKDCSITKFLNRILGLEVHKQNALFQYFSDTFDHLIDVDKKEGKYDMGILDLAPGVDEIYEESQQVFLAPGHPQDGQVVFYKISVDRGLKWDEAYAKSLELTGPHDGFYLSYKVRDNKPSCLLAEQNRGKHFTVYKPNVGRQSQLETFDSLCRKFHWVTAEEAREHWENSYAFSLTHCSHTAWNRHCRLVQEGKDCVQGLRLRHHYMLCGALLRVWGRIAAVMADVTSSSYLQIVRLKTKDQKKQVGIKIPEGCVRRVLQELQLMDDDVKRKHARGRGLPAPPPPPPPPPALRPLELPCGPGEVLDLTYSPPAQAFPQPPPFAFPPPDPVPAPGGLALGAPDSAADAAAAALAHQRRDINFKEVLEDMLRSLNAGPGAGAAGAPAGSGGPERQSVIQFGPPFPSS; translated from the exons ATGTCCCAGCTGCGGCTCTGGCTGCACCTCGCGGCTCTCAACAAG GACTCCACGTACCTCGACGAGCTCTCCAACGCCTCCATCTTCTCCTCGTCCGTGGACTCCCTCTCAGACATCGCGGACACACCTGACTTCCTGCCGGCTGACAGCCTCAGCCAGGTGCCCACCATCTGGGATGTGAGCACTGGCCCCTCCGCCCAGGACAAG CTGCTCCTGCCCCGTGGGCCGTGGACGGGCGTCGAGGACCCCGTGTCCTCTCTCTCCAGCACCCCGCTCCTCGTCAGCTACCAG TCTCAAAGTCagcctgaggaggaggaggaggcagaggaggaggagggggacgaGCTGGGCCACGCAGAGACCTACGCCGACTACGTGCCCTCCAAAT CCAAGATCGGGAAGCAGCACCCTGACCGCGTGGTGGAGACTAGCACGCTGTCCAGTGTCCCACCGCCAGACATCACCTACACCCTTGCCCTGCCCGCCTCGGACAGCGGGGCCCTGTCTGCCCTGCAGCTGGAGGCCATCACCTACGCCTGCCAG CAACACGAGGTCCTGCTCCCCAGCGGACAGCGGGCCGGCTTCCTCATTGGCGACGGTGCGGGCGTCGGCAAGGGGCGCACGGTGGCTGGCATCATCCTGGAGAATTTCCTGCGGGGCCGGAAGAAGTCACTGTG GTTCAGCGTCTCCAACGATCTCAAGTATGACGCGGAGCGCGACCTTCGGGACATCGACGCCCCCGGCATCGCGGTGCACGCGCTGAGCAAG ATCAAGTACGGCGACAACACTACCTCAGAGGGCGTCCTCTTTGCCACCTACTCCGCCCTGATCGGGGAGAGCCAGGCCGGCGGGCAGCACCGCACGCGCATCCGCCAGATCTTGGAGTGGTGCGGGGAGGCCTTCGACGGAGTC ATCGTGTTTGACGAGTGTCACAAAGCCAAGAATGCCAGCTCCACGAAGATGGGCAAGGCTGTCCTGGATCTGCAGAACAAGCTGCCCCTGGCCAGGGTGGTCTACGCCAGCGccacag gtgcctctgagcCCCGGAACATGATCTACATGAGCCGCCTGGGCATCTGGGGGGACGGCACGCCCTTCCGAACCTTCGAGGAGTTTCTGCATGCCATCGAGAAGAG GGGCGTGGGCGCCATGGAGATCGTGGCCATGGACATGAAAGTCAGCGGCATGTACATCGCACGCCAGCTCAGCTTCTCCGGCGTCACCTTCCGCATCGAGGAGATCCCGCTGGCCCCAGCCTTCGAGCGCGTCTACAACCGCGCGGCCCTGCTG TGGGCCGAGGCCCTGGGCGTGTTCCAGCAGGCCGCCGACTGGATCGGCCTGGAGTCCCGCAAGTCCCTGTGGGGCCAGTTCTGGTCGGCCCACCAGCGCTTCTTCAAGTATCTCTGTGTGGCCGCCAAAGTGCACCGGCTGGTGGAGCTGGCCCGGGAGGAGCTGGCCCGGGACAAG tGTGTGGTCATCGGGCTGCAGTCCACGGGTGAGGCTCGGACCCGGGAGGTGCTGGACCAGAAGGACGGGCAGCTCGATTGCTTTGTCTCCGCCGCTGA GGGTGTCTTTTTGTCACTAATTCAGAAGCACTTTCCTTCAACCAaaagaaagcgagagagaggAGTTGGCAGTAAGAGAAAAC GGCGGCCACGGGGCCGTGGGGCCAAGGCGCCCAGGCTGGTGTGCGAGGTGGCAGGCGTGATCCGGATCAGTGACGACAGCAGCACCGAGTCAGATGCCGGCCTGGACAGTGACTTCCACTCCTCCCCTGAGTCCGTGCTGGATGACGACGTAGTCATTCTGGACGCCATCGGGCTGCCGGCCGATGACCGCGGTGAGGCCCGCAGCCCAGCATTTGCCACCTTACGGACAGGGGAGTCGGGCTCAGAGAGCCATCAGGGCCACGCGCCTGGCCTGAGGCAGAGGGGGTTCACACCAGCAGTCTGGG GGCCCCTGTGCCCCCTGCAGCGAGACCCACACGGCCCTGGTGTCCTGGAGCGTGTGGAGCGGCTAAGGCAGGACCTCCTGGCCAAGGTGCGGGCGCTGGGCCGGGAGCTGCCCGTCAACACTCTGGACGAGCTCATCGACCAGCTTGGGGGCCCCGAGCACGTGGCTGAG atGACTGGCAGGAAGGGCCGTGTGGTGTCCAGGCCCGACGGGACAGTGGCCTTTGAGTCTCGGGCAGAGCAAGGCCTCTCCATCGACCACGTGAACCTCAGGGAGAAGGAGCGCTTCATGagtggggagaag CTCGTGGCCATCATCTCCGAGGCCTCCAGCTCTGGCATCTCCCTCCAAGCGGACCGCCGCGTCCAGAACCAGCGACGCCGGGTCCACATGACACTGGAGCTGCCCTGGAGCGCGGACCGGGCCATCCAGCAGTTCG GCCGGACCCACAGGTCCAACCAGGTCTCTGCCCCCGAGTACGTCTTCCTCATCTCCGAGCTGGCCGGGGAGCGAAGGTTCGCCTCCATCGTTGCCAAGCGGCTGGAGAGCCTG GGGGCTCTGACCCATGGGGACCGCCGCGCCACTGAGTCCCGTGACCTGAGCAAGTACAACTTTGAGAACAAG TACGGCGCCCGGGCCCTCAGCTGTGTCCTCACCACCATCCTGAGCCAGACTGAGAACAAGGTGCCGCTGCCCCAGGGCTACCCCGGAGGAGATGCCGCCTTTTTCCGGG ATATGAAGCAGGGCCTGCTGTCGGTTGGCATTGGTGGGCGTGAGTCCCGCTCTGGCTGTCTGGATGTGGAGAAGG actGCTCCATCACCAAGTTCCTGAACCGCATCCTGGGGCTAGAGGTGCACAAGCAGAACGCGCTGTTCCAGTATTTCTCCGACACCTTCGACCACCTCATCGATGTGGACAAGAAGGAGGGCAAATACGACATGGGCATCCTGG ACCTGGCTCCAGGCGTTGATGAGATCTATGAGGAGAGCCAGCAGGTGTTCCTTGCCCCTGGGCACCCACAGGATGGGCAGGTGGTCTTCTATAAG ATCAGCGTGGACCGCGGCCTGAAATGGGACGAGGCTTACGCCAAGTCCCTGGAGCTGACGGGCCCCCACGACGGCTTCTACCTCTCCTACAAG GTCCGGGACAACAAGCCCAGCTGCCTCCTGGCGGAGCAGAACCGTGGCAAGCACTTCACGGTGTACAAGCCTAACGTGGGCCGGCAGAGCCAGCTGGAGACCTTCGACAGCCTGTGCCGGAAGTTCCACTGG GTGACAGCGGAGGAGGCCAGGGAGCACTGGGAGAACAGCTACGCCTTCTCGCTGACGCACTGCAGCCACACCGCATG GAACCGGCACTGCCGGCTGGTGCAGGAGGGCAAGGACTGCGTGCAGGGCCTGCGGCTGCGGCACCACTACATGCTGTGCGGGGCCCTGCTGCGCGTGTGGGGCCGCATCGCCGCCGTCATGGCCGACGTCACCAGCAGCAGCTACCTGCAGATCGTGCGCCTCAAGACCAAGGACCAGAAGAAGCAAGTCG GCATCAAGATCCCCGAGGGCTGCGTGCGCCGCGTGCTGCAGGAGCTACAGCTCATGGACGACGATGTCAAGCGCAAGCACGCGCGGGGCCGGGGcctccccgcgccgccgccgccgccgccgccgccgcccgccctgCGCCCACTCGAGCTGCCTTGCGGCCCCGGCGAGGTCCTGGACCTTACCTACAGCCCGCCGGCCCAGGCCTTCCCGCAGCCCCCGCCCTTTGCCTTCCCGCCCCCGGACCCCGTGCCAGCCCCCGGCGGCCTGGCCCTGGGCGCCCCGGACTCCGCAGCCGACGCCGCCGCCGCGGCCTTGGCACACCAGCGCCGTGACATCAACTTCAAGGAGGTGCTGGAGGACATGCTGCGCTCCCTCAACGCCGGGCCCGGCGCCGGGGCAGCCGGAGCGCCCGCGGGGAGCGGGGGGCCCGAGCGGCAGAGCGTCATCCAGTTCGGGCCCCCCTTTCCCAGCTCGTAG